In the genome of Candoia aspera isolate rCanAsp1 chromosome 1, rCanAsp1.hap2, whole genome shotgun sequence, one region contains:
- the TMEM179 gene encoding transmembrane protein 179, protein MALSNFLFAQCICYFLAFLFSFIVVVPLSENSNDFHGRCLLFTEGMWLNANLTAERQRFTVQEWGPESACRFSLFAGLLSLLLAAVQAWRTLFFLCKGHEDSFFYAFLNLLISTFVVFVIFIASTIVTVGFNMWCDGITEKGSMTNSCEELQDVDLELNLENSAFYDQFAITQFGLWAAWLTWLGITILAFLKVYHNYRQEDLLDSLIHEKELLLGRSSSRTSFQEEKSGII, encoded by the exons ATGGCGCTGAGCAATTTCCTCTTCGCGCAATGCATCTGCTACTTCCTCGCCTTCCTTTTCAGCTTCATCGTGGTGGTGCCGCTATCGGAGAACAGCAACGACTTCCACGGCCGCTGCCTGCTCTTCACCGAGGGCATGTGGCTCAACGCCAACCTGACGGCCGAGCGGCAGCGCTTCACCGTGCAGGAGTGGGGGCCCGAGTCCGCCTGCCGCTTCAGCCTCTTCGCCGGcctcctctctcttcttctcGCCGCGGTGCAGGCCTGGAGGACCCTCTTTTTCCTCTGCAAGGGCCACGAGGA CTCTTTCTTTTATGCTTTCCTGAATCTTCTGATCAGCACCTTTGTGGTTTTTGTCATCTTTATCGCCAGCACTATTGTGACTGTTGGGTTTAACATGTGGTGTGATGGTATTACTGAAAAAGGAAGCATGACAAATAG TTGTGAAGAATTACAAGATGTAGATCTTGAGCTGAATTTAGAAAACTCAGCGTTCTATGACCAGTTTGCCATCACACAG ttTGGCCTCTGGGCTGCCTGGCTGACTTGGCTAGGAATTACCATTTTGGCCTTTTTGAAGGTTTATCATAACTACCGGCAGGAGGACCTCTTGGACAGCCTGATTCACGAGAAGGAACTTTTGTTGGGACGATCTTCATCACGAACTTCTTTTCAGGAAGAGAAAAGTGGCATAATCTAA